In a genomic window of Brassica rapa cultivar Chiifu-401-42 chromosome A10, CAAS_Brap_v3.01, whole genome shotgun sequence:
- the LOC103846619 gene encoding histone H3.3, with the protein MVRSKQKAWMMPPGTSRPPRITNMMRVTPGNRSIKKPYRYRPGTVALREIRMYQKNTYPLIPKLPFERLVKEIGQSLKAELRFQGIAIDALQEAAEAFLVEFFHDANLFAIHAKRVTIMCNDIMLAKRLRGDKL; encoded by the coding sequence atGGTTCGTTCCAAACAGAAAGCTTGGATGATGCCCCCAGGAACTAGTCGCCCTCCGCGGATTACCAATATGATGAGAGTAACACCCGGTAACCGTAGCATTAAGAAGCCGTATAGGTACAGGCCAGGAACTGTGGCGCTAAGAGAGATCAGAATGTATCAGAAGAACACATATCCACTGATCCCAAAACTTCCATTCGAAAGATTGGTGAAAGAAATAGGCCAGAGTTTAAAGGCAGAGTTACGTTTCCAGGGCATCGCTATTGATGCTCTCCAAGAAGCAGCTGAAGCTTTTCTCGTTGAGTTCTTTCATGACGCCAATTTGTTTGCCATACATGCCAAGCGAGTGACTATCATGTGTAATGATATCATGCTTGCTAAAAGGCTTCGAGGTGATAAACTTTGA
- the LOC103846615 gene encoding FT-interacting protein 3, which translates to MQKPGQNIDFALKETSPKIGAGAVTGDKLSCTYDLVEQMHYLYVQVVKAKELPGKDVTGSCDPYVEVKLGNYKGMTKHFEKKSNPEWKQVFAFSKERIQASILEVVVKDKDVMMDDLIGRIMFDLNEIPKRVPPDSSLAPQWYRLEDRHGRKVKGELMLAVWMGTQADEAFCDAWHSDAATVGPEGVANIRSKVYLSPKLWYVRVNVIEAQDLIPYDKTKFPEVYVKAMIGNQTLRTRISQNKTLNPMWNEDLMFVVSEPFEEPLILAVEDRVAPNKDETLGKCAVPLQHVQRRLDHRPLNSRWFNLEKHIMVDGEKKEIKFASRIHLRIFLEGGYHVLDESTHYSSDLRPTAKQLWKPSIGLLEVGIISAHGLMPMKSKEGKGTTDAYCVAKYGQKWIRTRTIVDSFAPKWNEQYTWEVFDTCTVITFGAFDNGHIPGGSGKDMRIGKVRIRLSTLEADRIYTHSYPLLVFHPSGIKKTGEIQLAVRFTCLSVINMLHMYSQPLLPKMHYIHPLSVLQLDSLRHQAMNIVSARLNRAEPPLRKEVVEYMLDVDSHMWSMRRSKANFFRIMNVLSGLVAVGKWFEQICHWRNPITTILIHVLFIILVLYPELILPTVFLYLFLIGVWNFRWRPRHPPHMDTRLSHADAVHPDELDEEFDTFPTSRSPEIVRMRYDRLRSIGGRVQTVVGDLATQGERFSSLLSWRDPRATTLFVFFSLIAAVVLYVTPFQVVALLAGIYVLRHPRFRYRLPSVPLNLFRRLPARSDSLL; encoded by the coding sequence ATGCAGAAACCGGGACAAAACATAGATTTTGCACTGAAGGAGACATCACCAAAGATTGGTGCAGGGGCTGTGACAGGTGACAAACTCTCATGCACTTATGACTTGGTCGAGCAGATGCACTACCTCTACGTTCAGGTCGTGAAGGCCAAAGAACTCCCAGGGAAAGACGTTACCGGTAGCTGCGATCCTTACGTGGAAGTGAAGCTAGGGAACTACAAAGGCATGACCAAACATTTCGAGAAAAAGTCAAACCCCGAGTGGAAGCAAGTGTTCGCTTTCTCAAAAGAGAGGATCCAAGCATCAATCTTAGAGGTCGTAGTGAAAGACAAAGACGTCATGATGGACGACTTGATCGGTCGGATCATGTTCGATCTCAACGAGATTCCAAAGCGAGTTCCGCCTGATAGTTCGTTAGCTCCTCAGTGGTATCGGCTTGAGGATCGACACGGACGCAAGGTTAAAGGAGAGCTCATGTTAGCCGTTTGGATGGGGACACAAGCTGATGAAGCGTTTTGTGACGCTTGGCACTCTGATGCAGCCACGGTTGGACCTGAAGGTGTTGCTAACATCCGTTCAAAGGTTTATCTCTCGCCAAAGCTATGGTACGTGAGAGTCAACGTCATCGAGGCTCAAGATTTAATACCTTACGATAAAACAAAGTTCCCTGAGGTCTACGTGAAGGCAATGATAGGGAACCAGACGCTAAGAACTCGAATCTCTCAGAACAAAACATTGAATCCAATGTGGAATGAAGATTTAATGTTCGTTGTCTCTGAGCCTTTCGAAGAGCCGTTGATTCTCGCTGTTGAAGATAGGGTAGCACCGAACAAAGATGAGACACTAGGCAAGTGTGCAGTCCCGTTGCAGCATGTACAGAGGAGGTTAGACCACAGGCCGCTGAACTCCAGGTGGTTCAATCTAGAGAAACATATAATGGTGGACGGAGAGAAGAAGGAGATCAAATTCGCGAGCAGGATTCATCTTAGAATCTTTCTCGAAGGGGGATACCATGTTCTCGACGAATCAACTCACTACAGCAGCGACCTGAGACCAACGGCGAAACAGCTCTGGAAACCGAGTATCGGTTTGCTAGAAGTCGGGATCATCAGCGCGCACGGACTGATGCCTATGAAGAGCAAAGAAGGTAAAGGTACAACGGACGCGTATTGTGTAGCCAAGTACGGTCAGAAATGGATCAGAACGAGAACTATCGTTGACAGCTTCGCTCCCAAGTGGAACGAGCAGTACACATGGGAAGTGTTTGACACCTGCACGGTCATAACGTTTGGAGCGTTCGACAACGGACACATACCGGGAGGAAGCGGGAAGGACATGAGGATAGGGAAAGTGAGGATCCGTCTCTCCACGCTCGAAGCCGACCGTATCTACACGCATTCGTATCCTCTTCTCGTCTTTCACCCTTCGGGGATCAAGAAAACTGGCGAGATACAGTTAGCGGTGAGGTTCACTTGCTTATCCGTCATCAACATGCTCCACATGTACTCTCAGCCGCTCCTCCCTAAAATGCATTACATTCATCCGCTATCGGTTCTCCAGCTGGATAGTTTGAGACACCAGGCGATGAATATTGTCTCCGCGAGGCTGAACCGAGCGGAGCCGCCGCTTAGGAAAGAGGTTGTTGAGTACATGCTGGATGTTGACTCGCATATGTGGAGCATGAGGAGGAGTAAGGCCAACTTCTTCAGGATCATGAATGTTCTGAGCGGTCTTGTAGCTGTTGGGAAGTGGTTTGAGCAGATATGCCACTGGAGAAACCCAATCACCACGATTCTGATTCATGTTCTATTCATAATCTTGGTTCTTTACCCGGAACTCATCTTACCGACGGTGTTCTTGTACCTTTTCTTGATCGGGGTATGGAACTTCCGGTGGAGACCGAGGCACCCGCCGCACATGGACACGCGCTTGTCACACGCTGACGCTGTCCACCCTGACGAGCTTGACGAAGAGTTCGACACTTTCCCTACTTCCCGTTCCCCTGAGATAGTGCGGATGAGATACGACCGGCTCAGGAGCATAGGAGGACGAGTTCAGACAGTGGTGGGCGATCTAGCTACGCAGGGAGAAAGGTTTTCATCCCTGCTGAGCTGGAGAGACCCGAGGGCAACCACACTGTTTGTGTTCTTCTCTCTCATTGCTGCTGTTGTGTTGTATGTTACACCGTTTCAGGTTGTGGCGCTGCTCGCTGGGATCTATGTTCTGAGGCATCCAAGGTTCAGGTACAGGCTCCCTTCTGTGCCTCTCAATCTCTTCAGGAGGCTACCTGCAAGATCTGACAGTCTCTTATAG
- the LOC103846618 gene encoding DNA damage-repair/toleration protein DRT100-like: MDAKNALVIVLTSIAVLLLAGAPTVVQACLPSERAALLEFRAKLNEPYIGVFKTWKGQDCCNGWYGVSCDPKSRRVSGITLRGVSEEPIFQRAKRKGFMTGTISPALCKLTHLSGVTITDWEGISGVIPNCITNLLAMRHLDLAGNKISGVIPANIGKLTKLRVLNLADNKISGVIPPSITRLTSLSHLDLRNNYISGVIPGDIGRLKMLSRVLLTGNRISGQIPESLTRIYRLADLELGMNRITGTIPVSLGKMSVLATLDLHGNLISGAIPGSLMTSSISNLNLRGNRLAGRIPNTFGPRSYFTVLDLSNNRLLGAIPASITTASFIGHIDVSHNQLCGKIPTGSHFGHLEAASFAYNRCLCGKPLGNCPK, encoded by the coding sequence ATGGATGCTAAGAATGCGTTAGTGATTGTATTAACCAGCATCGCCGTACTGCTTCTCGCCGGTGCCCCCACGGTGGTCCAAGCTTGTCTCCCTTCCGAACGAGCGGCGCTTCTCGAGTTCCGAGCAAAGCTCAACGAGCCTTACATTGGCGTATTCAAAACATGGAAAGGCCAAGACTGCTGCAACGGGTGGTACGGCGTGAGCTGCGACCCCAAAAGCCGCCGAGTCTCCGGCATCACCCTCCGCGGAGTATCGGAGGAGCCGATTTTCCAAAGGGCGAAACGGAAGGGGTTCATGACCGGCACCATCTCGCCGGCGTTGTGTAAACTCACTCACCTCTCCGGCGTTACAATCACCGACTGGGAAGGAATCTCCGGCGTGATTCCGAACTGCATCACGAATCTTCTTGCAATGAGACATTTGGATCTCGCCGGAAATAAAATCTCCGGCGTGATTCCGGCGAATATCGGGAAGCTCACGAAGCTAAGAGTGCTGAATCTCGCCGATAATAAAATCTCCGGTGTGATTCCTCCGTCGATCACGAGGTTGACGAGCTTATCGCATCTTGATTTGAGGAACAATTATATCTCCGGAGTCATACCGGGAGATATCGGCCGGTTAAAGATGCTGAGCCGTGTGCTCTTAACCGGTAACAGAATCTCGGGTCAAATACCCGAATCTTTGACCCGGATCTACCGGCTCGCGGATCTTGAGCTCGGGATGAACCGAATCACCGGTACGATCCCGGTTTCGTTAGGCAAAATGTCTGTTCTCGCGACGCTCGATCTCCACGGGAACTTGATCTCCGGTGCGATTCCGGGGAGTTTGATGACTTCGTCGATCTCGAATTTGAATTTGCGCGGGAACCGTCTTGCGGGAAGGATACCGAACACGTTTGGACCGAGGTCGTACTTCACGGTGCTGGATCTTTCGAACAACCGTTTACTGGGAGCGATTCCCGCGAGTATTACGACGGCGTCGTTTATAGGACACATCGACGTGAGTCATAACCAACTGTGTGGGAAGATTCCGACGGGATCTCATTTTGGTCATCTTGAAGCGGCGTCGTTTGCTTACAATAGATGCCTCTGTGGAAAGCCTCTTGGGAACTGTCCGAAATAA
- the LOC103846617 gene encoding DNA damage-repair/toleration protein DRT100-like, protein MVDAKKALVIVLISVVVLLLAGSPTVVQACLPSDRAALLEFRSKLNEPYIGVFNTWKGQDCCKGWYGVSCDPKSRRVSGITLRGVSEEPIFQRAKRKGFMTGTISPAICKLTHLSGIIIADWEGISGVIPSCVTNLLAMRHLDLVGNKISGVIPASIGKLMKLRVLNLADNKLSGGIPPSITRLTMLAHLDLMNNNLYGVIPGDIGRLKMLSRVLLTGNKLSGQIPESLTRIYRLADLELGMNRITGPIPASMGKMSVLATLNLDGNLISGAIPGTLMNSSISNLNLSGNLLAGKIPNTFGPRSYFTVLDLSNNRLQGAIPGSITTASFIGHLDVSHNHLCGKIPTGSPFDHLEATSFAYNSCLCGKPLGKCRK, encoded by the coding sequence ATGGTGGATGCCAAGAAGGCGTTAGTGATTGTACTGATCAGCGTCGTCGTATTACTCCTCGCCGGTTCCCCCACGGTGGTCCAAGCTTGTCTACCCTCCGATCGCGCTGCGCTTCTCGAGTTCCGATCAAAGCTCAACGAGCCATACATTGGCGTGTTCAATACGTGGAAAGGCCAAGACTGCTGCAAAGGCTGGTACGGTGTGAGCTGCGATCCCAAAAGCCGCCGAGTCTCCGGCATCACCCTCCGTGGAGTATCGGAGGAGCCGATTTTCCAGCGGGCGAAACGGAAGGGGTTCATGACCGGCACCATCTCGCCGGCGATATGCAAACTCACTCACCTCTCCGGGATCATCATCGCCGACTGGGAAGGAATCTCCGGCGTGATTCCGAGCTGCGTCACGAATCTCCTTGCCATGCGACATTTAGATCTCGTCGGGAATAAAATCTCCGGCGTGATTCCGGCGAGTATCGGGAAGCTGATGAAGCTGAGAGTGCTGAATCTCGCCGATAATAAATTATCCGGTGGGATTCCTCCGTCGATCACGAGACTGACGATGTTAGCGCATCTGGATCTTATGAACAACAATCTCTACGGAGTCATACCGGGAGACATCGGCCGGTTAAAGATGCTGAGTCGCGTGCTGTTAACCGGTAACAAACTCTCGGGTCAAATACCCGAATCTTTGACCCGGATCTACCGGCTCGCGGATCTTGAGCTCGGGATGAACCGAATCACCGGCCCTATACCGGCTTCGATGGGGAAAATGTCGGTGCTCGCGACGCTTAATCTCGACGGGAATTTAATCTCCGGGGCCATTCCGGGGACACTAATGAACTCGTCGATCTCGAATTTGAATTTGAGCGGGAACCTTCTCGCGGGAAAGATACCGAACACGTTCGGACCGAGGTCGTACTTCACGGTGCTGGATCTTTCGAACAACCGTCTGCAGGGAGCGATTCCGGGGAGTATCACGACGGCGTCGTTTATAGGCCACCTTGACGTGAGCCATAACCATCTTTGTGGGAAGATTCCGACAGGATCTCCTTTCGATCATCTGGAAGCGACGTCGTTTGCTTACAATAGCTGTCTCTGTGGAAAGCCTCTCGGGAAGTGTCggaaataa
- the LOC103846614 gene encoding CCR4-NOT transcription complex subunit 9, translated as MANLPPSFASSKASSSSNDPKLSPVEQLVLDICDPELRENALHQLAKKREIFDELAPLLWHSVGTTAAFLQEIIAVYPFLSPPTLTAAQSNRVCNALALCQCIAAHPETKMPFLRAQMPLYLYAFLKTSSKERPFEYLRLTSLGVIGALVKVEDTEVIKFLLETEIIPLCLQTMESGSELSKTVATFIIQKILLDNEGLRYICVCVDRFFALSRVLENMVTSLAEAPSPRLLKHIVRCYLRLTDNTRACLALRVYLPDLLSDTTFTSCLYDEPAAVQWLQQMHHNIRVKPPPGL; from the exons ATGGCTAATCTTCCTCCTTCTTTCGCTTCCTCCAAGGCTTCTTCTTCCAGCAACGATCCCAAGCTCTCTCCCGTGGAGCAGTTGGTGCTCGACATCTGTGACCCTGAACTCAGGGAGAATGCTCTTCACCAGCTTGCCAAG aaaagaGAGatctttgatgagttggctcCGCTGTTGTGGCACTCTGTTGGTACTACCGCTGCTTTCCTTCAG gagaTCATCGCAGTTTACCCTTTCCTGTCTCCTCCAACCCTGACTGCTGCTCAGTCCAACAGGGTCTGCAATGCCCTTGCGCTTTGTCAG TGTATTGCTGCTCATCCTGAAACGAAAATGCCGTTCCTTAGAg CTCAGATGCCATTGTACCTGTATGCTTTCTTGAAGACGTCAAGCAAGGAGAGACCCTTTGAGTACCTGCGTTTGACTAGCTTGGGGGTGATTGGTGCACTTGTCAAG GTTGAGGACACGGAAGTGATCAAGTTCCTTCTTGAAACTGAAATCATCCCATTGTGCCTCCAGACAATGGAAAGTGGCAGCGAGttatcaaaaact GTTGCAACCTTCATTATTCAGAAAATTTTGCTGGACAACGAAGGGCTTCGCTACATATGCGTCTGTGTGGATAGATTCTTTGCTCTGAGTCGAGTTTTGGAGAATATGGTGACTTCACTTGCAGAAGCACCTTCTCCTAGGCTTCTAAAGCACATTGTCCGCTGTTACCTTCGCTTGACAGATAACACCAG GGCCTGCCTTGCACTCAGAGTCTACCTCCCGGATCTTCTAAGCGATACCACCTTCACCAGCTGTCTCTAT GATGAACCAGCTGCAGTGCAGTGGCTGCAGCAAATGCACCACAACATCAGGGTTAAACCACCGCCAGGGCTCTAG
- the LOC103846616 gene encoding serpin-Z2, with product MDPKEKRQKLSTPELESQSLSKKDVTITSASLNSEVDVGEAMKKQNDVAMFLAEKVISALARNSNFVFSPASISAVLTMVAVTSETETLRSFIFSILSSSSIDELNAVFHEVTNTVLVDGSGNGGPKISAVNGVWMEQSLSVSPSKKDVFQNFFKAAFAQVDFRFKSEQVRMEVNEWASRHTNALIQSMLPPTSVRSDTDWIYGNAIYFKGAWKNKFPKSETSEEEFYHLDGTSVSVPFMTTTFRMQYVREYDDFKVLKLSFQQGRDTNRLFSMYFYLPDEKDGLENLVKRMASTPGFLDSHIPSEKVRVGEFRIPKFKIEFGFEASKAFNELELESVELHHKALVEIDEDGAEAAAVTIKGGRRGSKGYSSVRLIDFVADHPFLFLIKEDITRTIMFVGQIFDPTETSSA from the exons ATGGACCCAAAAGAGAAGAGACAAAAGCTTAGCACACCAGAACTCGAAAGCCAATCTCTCTCAAAGAAGGATGTGACAATCACAAGTGCCTCTTTAAACTCAGAGGTTGATGTGGGAGAAGCGATGAAGAAGCAAAACGACGTCGCTATGTTCCTTGCAGAGAAAGTAATCTCTGCCCTAGCCAGAAACTCTAACTTCGTCTTCTCTCCTGCATCAATCAGCGCCGTTCTAACCATGGTGGCCGTTACCTCCGAAACAGAAACACTCAGATCATTCATCTTCTCCATCCTTAGCTCATCCTCTATCGATGAGCTCAACGCTGTCTTCCATGAAGTAACAAACACCGTCCTCGTCGATGGAAGTGGGAACGGTGGCCCTAAGATCTCGGCTGTTAATGGAGTGTGGATGGAGCAGTCCCTATCTGTTAGCCCCTCGAAGAAAGATGTCTTTCAGAATTTCTTCAAAGCTGCTTTTGCTCAAGTTGATTTTAGATTCAAG AGTGAACAAGTGCGTATGGAGGTGAATGAGTGGGCTTCACGTCACACCAATGCTCTCATCCAAAGCATGCTTCCTCCTACTTCTGTTAGAAGTGACACCGACTGGATTTATGGAAACGCAATCTACTTCAAAGGAGCCTGGAAAAACAAATTCCCCAAGTCTGAGACAAGTGAGGAAGAGTTTTACCATCTCGATGGCACATCAGTCTCTGTGCCGTTCATGACCACAACCTTTAGGATGCAATACGTAAGGGAATACGATGATTTCAAGGTTCTTAAACTCTCGTTTCAACAAGGCCGTGATACCAACCGCCTATTCTCAATGTATTTCTATCTCCCGGACGAGAAGGATGGACTAGAGAATCTGGTGAAGAGAATGGCATCTACTCCTGGATTCTTGGATAGTCACATTCCCAGTGAAAAAGTTCGTGTTGGTGAATTCAGAATCCCAAAGTTTAAGATCGAATTCGGTTTTGAGGCTTCCAAGGCTTTCAATGAATTGGAGCTGGAATCGGTTGAACTGCACCATAAAGCTTTGGTCGAGATCGATGAAGATGGTGCAGAAGCTGCGGCTGTTACTATTAAAGGAGGCCGCAGAGGTAGCAAAGGCTACAGCAGTGTGAGGTTGATAGATTTTGTGGCTGATCATCCGtttctttttttgatcaaagaaGACATAACTAGAACCATTATGTTCGTTGGTCAAATCTTTGATCCTACCGAAACTTCTTCCGCTTAA